One window of Dermacentor albipictus isolate Rhodes 1998 colony chromosome 9, USDA_Dalb.pri_finalv2, whole genome shotgun sequence genomic DNA carries:
- the Dbct gene encoding lipoamide acyltransferase component of branched-chain alpha-keto acid dehydrogenase complex, mitochondrial gives MAAVLFRLVPRDFKLIPREVRHHVSKWHSRRSLHVPRTASCVPRRPVASQVRSRLPALRPLHTSPWLQEVVAFKLSDIGEGISEVTIKEWYVKLGDTVNQFDSICEVQSDKASVTITSRYDGRIKKLYHEVDDICKVGSPLVDIEVDDDSLSSSDDDEVQDQDIKSQRSNEQSSEPLASEPGGGLGDKVLTTPAVRRIAMENNIRLSDVTGTGKDGRIMKEDVLRYIELKQAPRPSAPAKAPTPAAAPKQVAPTLAKAPVHQKPVAVKTLHAVADRVEQVKGIRKAMAKTMAQSLAIPHFGYCDEINVTRLVELRPILKPLADQIGVRLSYMPFFMKALSISLFDYPILNSYVDEKVENITIKGCHNVGIAMDTPHGLVVPVVKNIESKNIMEIAADLNRLQNSGLAGQLQQDDLSGATITLSNIGAVGGTYAKPVIARPMVCIGAIGTIQKLPRFDADDNVIKAHIMQVSWSADHRVIDGATMSRFSNLWKMYLETPAMMLVHLK, from the exons ATGGCAGCGGTCTTATTTCGACTCGTCCCGAGGGATTTCAAGCTCATTCCTCGCGAAGTCCGGCATCACGTGTCCAAATGG CATTCGAGACGAAGCCTGCATGTCCCGCGCACTGCAAGCTGTGTTCCTCGTCGTCCAGTGGCATCACAGGTGCGAAGCCGTCTGCCTGCATTGCGTCCCCTGCACACCAGCCCATGGCTTCAGGAGGTCGTGGCATTCAAGCTCTCAGACATTGGCGAGGGTATCAGCGAAGTGACAATCAAGGAATG GTATGTCAAGCTCGGTGACACGGTGAACCAGTTCGACAGCATCTGTGAAGTGCAGAGTGACAAGGCATCGGTTACCATAACGAGCCGCTATGACGGCCGAATCAAGAAGCTGTACCACGAAGTCGACGACATCTGCAAGGTCGGGTCCCCGCTTGTCGACATCGAGGTTGACGATGACTCACTCA GTTCCTCAGATGATGATGAAGTCCAGGACCAGGACATTAAGTCTCAGCGCAGTAATGAACAGTCTTCGGAGCCCCTGGCCAGCGAACCTGGTGGCGGACTAGGGGACAAGGTGCTCACAACACCTGCAGTCCGTCGGATAGCCATGGAAAACAAT ATACGCCTCTCCGATGTCACGGGCACTGGTAAGGATGGACGTATCATGAAGGAAGATGTCCTGCGCTACATCGAGCTCAAGCAGGCCCCAA GACCATCAGCACCAGCCAAGGCACCTACACCTGCAGCTGCACCAAAGCAGGTGGCACCAACACTGGCTAAAGCTCCAGTTCATCAGAAGCCAGTCGCAGTCAAGACATTGCATGCTGTTGCAGACCGTGTTGAGCAGGTGAAGGGCATCCGCAAAGCCATGGCTAAGACTATGGCACAGTCTTTGGCAATCCCGCACTTTGGCTACTGCGATGAGATCAACGTCACAAGGCTTGTTGAGCTGCGGCCAATCCTCAAGCCACTTGCTGACCAGATCGGTGTTCGGCTATCCTACATGCCATTCTTTATGAAG GCGCTGTCCATATCGCTGTTTGACTACCCCATCCTCAACTCTTATGTGGATGAGAAGGTTGAGAATATCACAATTAAG GGCTGCCATAACGTTGGCATCGCTATGGACACTCCGCACGGTCTGGTGGTGCCCGTTGTCAAGAATATTGAGTCCAAGAACATCATGGAAATTGCTGCTGATCTCAACCGGCTCCAGAATTCGGGCCTGGCAGGGCAGCTACAACAGGACGACCTCTCCGGTGCCACCATCACATTGTCCAACATTGGCGCG GTTGGTGGGACTTACGCCAAGCCTGTCATTGCTAGACCAATGGTGTGCATTGGAGCGATTGGAACAATTCAG AAGCTGCCACGATTTGATGCTGATGACAATGTAATCAAGGCACACATCATGCAAGTCAGTTGGTCTGCCGATCACAGGGTCATCGATGGTGCAACCATGTCGCGCTTTTCAAACTTGTGGAAGATGTACCTGGAGACGCCTGCAATGATGTTGGTTCACCTCAAATAG